A DNA window from Ornithobacterium rhinotracheale DSM 15997 contains the following coding sequences:
- a CDS encoding TonB-dependent receptor has product MKNKLHLTTYLLLIFSFLSAQKLEVKIYDQINFQQIFDAKLIINNQIITPDHGVYSYSPAQKLSVKIEKNGYETYEDTFSQKLPEKLYIMPLAQKLESVIAQGRNQNLEITQASSDIHEDKILKNSGKDLGKILENVAGVSMLQTGGTISKPIINGLQGTRVVIMNNGSRLESQQWGADHAPEIDPGMAKKITIIKGADAVKYGADALGGIILLSAGDLPYHGGFSGNLTSGYESNGRKYSVSGKAEGSLKSYPHFAWRVQGAAKNSGDLKTADYYLNNTGSREYDFSTTLGLDYNTYGVEAFYSKFNTDLGIFYAAHAGNLDDFYGAYSLGKPAITYDFNREIEAPKQAVSHDLAKIKTYFKSEKLGQFDLQYAFQFNHRQEYSRRRGTRTRIPAVDMELKTHAIDFGWHKEYANYWKSALGANYIYQENYNNPSTQAVPLIPNFASEIFGIYAIQKYAQRKWSAEMGARYDYKDMDSKGYDLYGNFYGGRRNFGNFTYSFGLAYQPTHSFYIKSNVGMAWRAPQVNELYSNGLHHGAGNFEVGDKNLNSERGLKWVNSVHFHTKKFSIETDFYWQNIKNYIFNVPTQETKTLFSGIYPIYKYQQTDAVFTGIDADFSYKIIPQLNYRATAAFIWAKNKTTDTYLPNIPPTNISQELVWHKDFDKTLKSLSFGIQHRFTAKQNRYTAANEMPFDAYYVNKLVEITPPAYHLFQASANADFKIRDNNFQVYLVADNLFNKLYKDYNNRFRFFAHDMGRNIQARIVYKF; this is encoded by the coding sequence ATGAAAAATAAATTACATTTAACTACATACCTTTTGTTGATTTTTAGTTTTCTTTCAGCACAAAAACTGGAAGTGAAAATTTATGACCAAATCAATTTTCAGCAGATTTTTGATGCAAAACTCATCATCAACAATCAAATCATCACACCCGACCACGGCGTGTACAGCTACTCGCCCGCTCAAAAACTTTCGGTGAAGATCGAAAAAAACGGCTACGAAACTTACGAAGATACTTTTAGCCAAAAACTTCCCGAAAAATTATACATCATGCCTTTAGCCCAAAAACTAGAAAGCGTGATAGCACAGGGGAGAAACCAAAATTTAGAAATCACACAAGCTAGCTCTGATATTCACGAAGATAAAATCTTAAAAAACTCGGGAAAAGATTTAGGCAAAATCCTAGAAAATGTAGCGGGTGTGAGCATGCTCCAAACGGGGGGAACGATCTCTAAACCCATCATCAACGGGCTGCAAGGAACCCGCGTGGTGATTATGAACAACGGCTCTCGCCTAGAAAGCCAACAATGGGGAGCAGACCACGCACCTGAAATCGATCCTGGAATGGCGAAAAAAATCACCATTATTAAAGGAGCTGATGCTGTGAAATATGGTGCCGATGCCTTGGGCGGAATCATTCTGCTTTCGGCGGGAGACTTGCCTTATCATGGAGGTTTTTCAGGGAATTTGACTTCTGGCTACGAAAGCAATGGGAGAAAATATAGCGTTTCGGGAAAAGCAGAAGGAAGCCTAAAATCTTATCCGCATTTTGCATGGCGTGTACAAGGTGCTGCTAAAAATTCGGGAGACTTAAAAACTGCTGATTACTATTTAAACAATACAGGTTCAAGAGAATACGATTTTTCAACAACTTTAGGTTTAGATTACAACACCTACGGAGTGGAAGCGTTTTATAGTAAATTTAATACAGATTTGGGCATTTTCTACGCAGCGCACGCAGGGAATTTAGACGATTTTTATGGGGCTTATTCATTAGGCAAACCTGCTATAACTTATGATTTCAATCGCGAAATCGAGGCTCCCAAACAAGCCGTTTCGCATGATTTAGCCAAAATTAAAACTTACTTTAAATCAGAAAAATTGGGACAATTTGATTTGCAATATGCTTTTCAGTTTAATCATAGACAAGAATATAGCCGTCGCCGTGGAACACGCACCAGAATCCCTGCCGTGGATATGGAACTTAAAACGCACGCCATAGATTTCGGCTGGCATAAGGAATATGCCAATTACTGGAAATCTGCATTGGGCGCAAATTACATTTATCAAGAAAATTACAACAATCCAAGCACGCAAGCCGTGCCATTGATTCCTAATTTCGCGTCTGAAATATTTGGGATTTATGCAATTCAAAAATACGCTCAACGCAAATGGAGTGCGGAAATGGGAGCAAGATACGATTACAAAGACATGGACTCCAAAGGCTATGATTTGTATGGAAACTTCTATGGCGGACGCCGAAATTTTGGAAATTTCACTTATAGTTTTGGCTTAGCTTATCAGCCTACGCACTCATTCTACATTAAGTCTAATGTAGGCATGGCGTGGCGCGCCCCACAAGTGAATGAGCTATACAGCAACGGGCTACATCATGGTGCAGGAAACTTTGAGGTGGGGGATAAAAACTTAAACTCTGAGCGTGGACTGAAATGGGTGAATTCCGTGCATTTTCATACTAAAAAATTCAGTATTGAAACTGATTTTTATTGGCAAAATATTAAAAATTATATTTTTAATGTGCCTACGCAAGAAACCAAAACGCTTTTTTCTGGGATTTACCCTATTTATAAATACCAACAAACTGATGCGGTGTTTACGGGAATTGATGCTGACTTTTCTTACAAAATCATTCCGCAACTGAATTATCGCGCAACGGCTGCATTTATTTGGGCTAAAAATAAAACTACCGATACTTATTTGCCCAACATTCCGCCTACCAACATAAGCCAAGAGCTAGTGTGGCACAAGGATTTTGACAAAACATTAAAATCTTTATCATTTGGCATTCAGCATAGATTTACAGCAAAACAAAACCGCTATACTGCGGCAAACGAAATGCCTTTTGATGCATATTATGTGAATAAATTAGTTGAAATCACTCCGCCTGCTTATCATTTATTCCAA
- a CDS encoding aconitate hydratase, translating into MAFDIDMIKGVYARAKQRIDKAREVVGRPLTHAEKILYSHLSQGEATEAYERGKSYVDFAPDRIACQDATAQMALLQFMQAGKSKVAVPTTVHCDHLIQAKEGASKDLQHALSQSHEVFRFLESVSNKYGIGFWKPGAGIIHQVVLENYAFPGGMMIGTDSHTPNAGGLGMVAIGVGGADAVDVMAGMPWELKFPKLIGVHLKGKLNGWTAPKDIILKVADILTVKGGTGAIVEYFGEGAKSISCTGKGTICNMGAEIGATCSTFGYDESMERYLRATDRADVADAANEIKDYLTADPEVYQNPEKYFDEIIEIDLTELKPHLNGPFTPDLGTQAGKDMTQKATENGWPLEVEWGLIGSCTNSSYEDLTRAASIAKQALEAGVKPKADFGINPGSEQIRYTAERDGLLKTFEDLGATIFTNACGPCIGQWARYSDPKNAPKNSIVHSFNRNFSKRADGNPNTHAFVASPEMVAAIAISGRLDFDPTTDTLINENGEAVKLNPPTGDELPTKGFAVEDAGYQAPVEDGSDVEVVVDPNSERLQLLTPFKPIGKNITGAKLLIKAFGKCTTDHISMAGPWLRFRGHLDNISNNCLIGAVNAFNKETNFVKNQLTGEYGPVPDVQRAYKAAGVPTVVVGDQNYGEGSSREHAAMEPRHLGVVAVIVKSFARIHETNLKKQGALALTFNNEADYDLILEDDTFNFIDLDEFAPDKQLHVEVVHKDGSKDIITLNHTYNQSQIEWFNAGSALNLIKAQNA; encoded by the coding sequence ATGGCATTTGATATTGATATGATTAAAGGCGTGTACGCCAGAGCCAAACAACGAATCGACAAAGCGAGAGAAGTTGTGGGCCGCCCGCTTACACATGCCGAAAAAATTCTTTATTCACATTTATCTCAAGGCGAAGCTACTGAAGCTTACGAGCGAGGAAAGTCTTATGTAGACTTTGCTCCCGATAGAATTGCGTGCCAAGATGCGACTGCACAAATGGCACTTTTGCAATTTATGCAAGCAGGGAAAAGCAAAGTTGCTGTGCCCACCACCGTGCACTGCGACCACCTAATTCAGGCAAAGGAAGGCGCTTCCAAAGACCTCCAACACGCACTAAGCCAATCGCACGAAGTTTTTAGATTTTTGGAATCCGTTTCAAACAAATACGGAATCGGGTTTTGGAAACCAGGTGCAGGAATTATCCACCAAGTAGTGCTTGAAAATTACGCTTTCCCAGGCGGAATGATGATTGGTACCGACTCACACACACCAAACGCTGGCGGACTAGGCATGGTGGCTATCGGTGTAGGTGGTGCCGATGCGGTAGATGTAATGGCAGGCATGCCTTGGGAGCTTAAATTTCCTAAATTAATCGGTGTTCACTTAAAAGGAAAACTTAATGGGTGGACTGCCCCGAAAGATATTATTTTAAAAGTAGCAGATATCCTTACTGTAAAAGGTGGAACGGGTGCTATCGTTGAGTATTTTGGCGAAGGAGCTAAATCTATTTCTTGTACAGGAAAAGGAACCATCTGTAACATGGGTGCAGAAATCGGGGCTACTTGCTCTACTTTCGGTTATGATGAGTCTATGGAGCGTTACTTGAGAGCGACAGATCGCGCCGATGTGGCTGATGCTGCCAACGAAATCAAAGATTACTTAACAGCCGACCCAGAAGTTTACCAAAACCCTGAAAAATATTTCGATGAAATTATTGAAATTGATTTAACTGAATTAAAACCTCATTTAAACGGACCGTTTACGCCAGATTTAGGAACACAAGCAGGAAAAGACATGACCCAAAAAGCCACCGAAAATGGCTGGCCACTAGAAGTAGAATGGGGATTGATTGGTTCTTGTACCAACTCTTCTTACGAAGACCTTACCCGTGCAGCTTCTATTGCTAAACAAGCACTCGAAGCAGGCGTAAAACCTAAAGCGGATTTCGGTATCAACCCAGGTTCTGAGCAAATTAGATACACTGCAGAACGCGATGGCTTATTAAAAACTTTTGAGGATTTAGGCGCAACTATCTTTACCAATGCTTGTGGACCATGTATTGGACAATGGGCACGATACAGCGATCCTAAAAACGCCCCTAAGAACTCAATTGTTCACTCGTTCAACAGAAACTTCTCTAAGCGTGCCGATGGAAACCCAAATACACACGCTTTCGTAGCTTCTCCAGAAATGGTAGCGGCTATTGCAATTTCTGGTCGTTTGGATTTTGACCCAACTACCGATACGCTTATCAACGAAAATGGCGAAGCGGTAAAATTAAATCCACCAACAGGAGACGAATTACCTACCAAAGGTTTTGCAGTAGAAGATGCAGGCTACCAAGCACCCGTAGAAGATGGTAGCGATGTAGAAGTGGTAGTGGATCCAAATTCTGAAAGATTACAACTTTTAACGCCATTTAAACCAATCGGCAAAAACATCACTGGAGCTAAACTTTTAATTAAAGCCTTCGGAAAATGTACTACCGACCACATCTCTATGGCGGGTCCATGGTTGAGATTCCGTGGACACCTTGACAATATTTCAAACAACTGCTTAATCGGTGCGGTAAACGCATTTAATAAAGAGACTAACTTTGTTAAAAACCAATTGACAGGCGAATACGGTCCCGTGCCAGATGTTCAGAGAGCGTATAAAGCAGCAGGCGTTCCGACTGTGGTAGTAGGCGACCAAAACTATGGCGAAGGTTCTTCTAGAGAGCACGCCGCCATGGAGCCAAGACACTTGGGCGTAGTTGCAGTAATCGTGAAATCTTTTGCAAGAATCCACGAAACCAACCTTAAAAAACAAGGTGCTCTTGCCTTGACATTCAACAATGAAGCAGATTATGATTTAATCTTAGAAGATGACACTTTCAACTTTATAGATTTAGACGAATTTGCACCAGACAAGCAATTGCATGTTGAGGTGGTACACAAAGATGGCTCTAAAGACATCATCACGCTGAACCATACCTACAACCAAAGCCAAATTGAATGGTTTAATGCAGGTTCTGCACTTAACTTAATCAAAGCACAAAACGCTTAA